One window from the genome of Paramormyrops kingsleyae isolate MSU_618 chromosome 3, PKINGS_0.4, whole genome shotgun sequence encodes:
- the LOC140588335 gene encoding uncharacterized protein, with product MDGATPPPLPEALLNEMDNINNGNNDENDAVYQHDSPAPPPAPIPEALLNEIDIINNANNDENDAVYQHDSPPAASGDSRVQEPCFLPSLETLISMLNERGSEAEAVLPDDEVAWSPADSELWEVLSDVEFLLDAEEIENDLGLGQFENVEQDGGGGDLDHQPDGVVHRRRFNNVQIRRILNIPRPRNEANFREYYENVIEGFQNIVNEAIPYAAWGAYIQVTLRGDFLNDELSQIVRYGEGELTDFQQLLDRLVQSNQEILNDSNLEVIVDVINIPRGGGVGNKRKLQTMLASEIISKKAKHMFIIQNDSRACFAINLAHLLHENFTDAEAEKLGLELQEKAGFTPDYAVALNDIINFEKIIDCKAVVYYQQHYSNNLQIYQTPTPTDGRRVVYFFLHKQHFYGIKSAKGFLGAGYVCTSCFKGYDSPHSHRCKHFCNVCQTNCREGEITPGIVCERCNLRCLNNMCFERHRTPRVCPIRGEIASPCDKFKKCKACGLNYYQSPENPKPHSCKTVKCNICDAKLQSAESDISTPHLCYLNPIEKSNKGKAVAQSGEGSKKPPKYVFFDFETSQSSGTHIPVYVCAISDQNETMTAEGPDCALHFLRHFRTPYYTGTCFISHYGKAFDNYIILNAMVKEGVEPRVVSQGNKIILILDSVFEQRYIDSHCFLSMPLRKIPDAMGCSTQMRKGYFPHHFTDMEKFSYVGPYPPPDQYGPEQMPCKERDKFYQWYDGVKHQTFNFHKEMIAYCKNDVEILREGCLRFLQEFETLTGCDPFSTATIASAALLVYRTNFLPRDTIAIPDVWDYRRQYKSYSNVSIQWLEFVGRTRGIEIRHALRGGEVRVGRFHLDGYAEIEGEKWAFEFLGCQFHGCPKCNNEHDVCPLTRESFGALYVKTREKLEVLRQEFNMNVESIWEHEWAHAKTHDPQVQSFLSDFQPPDPLRPREALFGGRTSAIRLRYDVTGEERVHYVDFTSLYPYTLAKCEFPVGHPEIIHSNFKPLNEYFGLIKATVNTPRELFFPVLPSRLPNGKLVFTLCRTCAIDNRQEGSCGHSDAERALTGVWVSAELNQALDRGYTVVKVHEVWHFPQTSGDLFREYIKTFLKVKQQASGYPDDATDDAGRRDYIENYLEREGIQLEPDKIVSNGGKRQVAKLLLNSLWGKLAQRNNMLQTCIVSDPGEFFNFLCSELYEISSFAFVNDEVALIRWRYRSSYKVPPGKTNIFIACQTTAWGRLTLYKELEKLGRRVLYHDTDSIVYISRPGEYEPTLGNYLGELTSELAPDEYIASWGALGPKSYCYRLNNGKTQLKCKGITLNYEACQKVNLDSMIGLIENYIGGCRNDPPIMTHYNKIERDMKSFRLFNRPLDKKVRVVYDKRRLLTSGETLPFGY from the coding sequence atggacggagcaacaccccctcctctacccgaagcgctattaaatgaaatggacaacatcaacaacggtaataatgatgaaaatgatgcggtttatcaacacgactcgccagcaccaccaccagcgcctatacccgaagcgttattaaatgaaatagacatcatcaacaacgctaataatgatgaaaatgatgcggtttatcaacacgactcgccacccgcggcATCTGGTGATTCCAGGgtccaagagccctgtttcctaccgtccttagagacattaataagcatgttaaatgaaaggggctctgaagcagaagcGGTGCTGCCCGACGACGAGGTCGCGTGGTCCCCCgcggattctgaattgtgggaagtcttgtcagacgtagaatttcttctcgatgccgaggagattgaaaatgacttgggactggggcaatttgaaaatgttgaacAGGACGGTGGCGGTGGTGACTTGGATCACCAGCCTGACGGGGTCGTGCATCGCCGcagattcaataatgtacagattaggcggattctaaatattccgcgacctagaaacgaagccaatttccgcgagtactatgaaaatgtaatcgaggggtttcaaaatattgtgaatgaggcGATACCTTACGCCGCATGGGGAGCTTATATTCAGGTCACCCTGCGCGGTGACTTTTTAAACGACGAGTTGTCGCAAATTGTACGGTATGGGGAAGGGGAGCTGACAGATTTCCAGCAATTGTTGGATCGCCTGGTTCAGTCTAATCAAGAGATTTTAAACGATTCCAACCTAGAAGTAATAGTAGACGTAATAAATATCCCACGCGGTGGCGGCGTTGGAAACAAACGTAAACTACAGACCATGttagcttcagaaataatttctaaaaaagccaaacacatgtttatcattCAGAACGACAGCAGAGCGTGTTTCGCTATAAACTTGGCTCATCTGCTGCACGAAAACTTCACTGACGCAGAGGCTGAAAAGCTCGGCCTGGAGTTACAGGAGAAAGCGGGTTTCACCCCCGACTACGCAGTCGCTTTGAATGACATTATCAATTTTGAGAAAATCATTGATTGCAAAGCAGTGGTGTATTATCAACAACATTATTCAAACAATCTCCAAATTTACCAGACACCCACACCTACCGACGGTAGACGGgtggtgtatttctttttacacaaaCAGCATTTTTACGGAATTAAAAGCGCCAAGGGCTTCTTAGGGGCCGGCTATGTTTGCACTAGCTGTTTCAAAGGGTACGACTCGCCTCATTCTCATCGCTGCAAACATTTTTGCAACGTCTGTCAGACtaattgtagagaaggtgaaaTCACACCGGGGATAGTGTGTGAGCGGTGTAATCTCAGATGCTTAAATAACATGTGCTTCGAGCGTCACCGTACGCCGAGGGTCTGCCCCATTAGGGGGGAGATTGCTAgcccctgtgacaagttcaaaaaatgcaaagcttgcgggctcaactactaccaaagtcccgagaacccaaaaccgcactcgtgtaaaacagtaaaatgtaatatatgcgacGCTAAGTTGCAGTCAGCAGAATCAGACATATCCACCCCACATCTCTGCTATTTAAATCCAATCGAGAAATCTAACAAAGGGAAAGCGGTCGCCCAAAGCGGCGAGGGCAGTAAAAAGCCccccaaatatgtgttttttgactttgaaacatcccagagctcgggtacccatatcccggtttacgtgtgcgccatctccgatcagaatgagacaatgaccgccgaggggccagactgcgcgctgcactttctcagacatttcaggacgccctactatacagggacgtgtttcattagtcactatggaaaggcgtttgataattacataatactgaacgctatggtgaaggaaggagtggaaccgcgtgtggtgtcacaggggaataaaatcattctcatcctgGACAGCGTGTTTGAGCAAAGGTACATCGACAGTCACTGCTTTCTAAGCATGCCGTTGAGAAAAATCCCCGATGCAATGGGGTGCTCGACTCAGATGCGAAAAGGCTATTTTCCgcatcatttcacagacatggaaaagTTTAGTTACGTGGGGCCCTACCCTCCTCCCGATCAGTATGGGCCCGAGCAAATGCCCTGCAAAGAACGCGACAAGTTTTATCAATGGTACGACGGTGTAAAGCACCAgacctttaattttcacaaagagatgatcgcttactgtaagaacgacgtggagattctgagagagggctgcttgcgcttcctgcaggagtttgaaacgctcacgggttgcgaccccttctccacggcgaccatcgcttcggccgcgttgctggtttacaggacaAATTTCCTGCCCAGAGATACGATCGCGATCCCGGACGTCTGGGATTACAGGAGGCAATACAAAAGTTATTCCAACGTCTCGATCCAGTGGCTGGAATTCGTGGGCCGCACGCGCGGCATAGAAATTCGACACGCGCTGCGCGGGGGTGAAGTGCGCGTGGGGCGCTTTCACCTAGACGGATACGctgagatagagggagagaaatgggctttcgagtttctaggctgccagtttcacggctgtcctaagtgcaacaatgaacacgatgtctgccccctgacccgcgagagcttcggtgccctgtacgttaaaacaagggaaaaactcgaggtgttgcgccaagagtttaatatgaacgtagaatccatctgggaacacgaatgggctcatgctaaaactcacgacccacaagtgcagagtttcctgtcagactttcagccccctgacccccttAGGCCGCGAGAAGCGCTGTTTGGGGGTCGGACGTCGGCGATTCGCCTACGTTACGACGTCACGGGGGAAGAGCGCGTCCACTACGTGGATTTCACGTCGCTGTACCCGTACACtctggctaaatgtgaattccccgtggggcacccggaaatcattcattcaaattttaaacctctgaatgaatactttggcctgatcaaagccactgtgaacaccccgcgcgagctgtttttccccgtcctacccagcagactgccaaatgggaaactcGTGTTTACACTGTGCAGGACGTGCGCGATCGACAACAGGCAAGAGGGGAGCTGTGGTCATTCTGACGCAGAGCGTGCGCTGACCGGCGTGTGGGTCTCTGCGGAGCTCAATCAGGCTTTAGACAGGGGCTATACTGTCGTGAAGGTGCACgaagtgtggcattttccccagaccagcggcgacctgtttagagaatacattaaaacctttctcaaagtgaagcagcaggctTCGGGCTACCCCGACGACGCGACCGATGACGCGGGTCGCAGGGACTACATTGAAAACTATCTCGAGCGCGAGGGGATCCAATTGGAGCCCGATAAGATCGTGTCTAACGGTGGCAAGAGGCAGGTggccaagcttctgcttaactctctgtggggtaaactggcgcagaggaacaacatgctccagacatgtatagtgtctgacccgggggagttttttaattttttatgctcggagctgtacgagatttccagcttcgcgtttgtcaacgacgaggtcgccctcatccgctggcgatacaggtcttcctacaaagtgccgccgggaaagaccaacatattcatagcgtgtcaaactaccgcgtgggggcggctgacgctttacaaagaactggaaaaattggggcgtagggtgctgtatcacgacacagacagcatcgtgtacataagcaggccgggtgaatatgagccgaccttaggcaattacctgggggagctcacgtccgaattagcccccgacgaatacattgcttcgtggggtgcgctgggaccaaaaagttactgttaccgactcaacaacgggaaaacacagttgaaatgtaagggtataactctaaattatgaagcctgtcaaaaggtaaaccttgacagtatgattggattgattgaaaactacatcggtggatgtaggaatgatccccctataatgacgcactacAACAAAATCGAACGCGACATGAAAAGTTTTCGACTGTTTAATAGGCCTCTAGACAAAAAGGTAAGggtcgtctacgacaaacgcagattgttgactagcggggaaactctgccttttggttactga